ACCTGCTGTCCGGCTCCAGCCTGGTCGTCGAGGACGGCGGCGGTAACCACTCCATCACCCTGGGCGGCAACGACTGCCTGGACGGCTACCTGGTGGAGTACCTGCGCAGCGGCGCCGTCCCGCGCGGCGACGGCACCGGTGATACCCCGGATGCTGACGCCGTCTGCGACGCCCTGCCCGAACCGGAGCCGCAGCCAGCGGCGGCGACGGCATCCGCAAACTCCCCCGCGGCGTCCTCTGCCGCGGACGTTGCGGACCGCGCCGCCGCCCTGCACCACCTGCTGGGCACACCCCGCTAACACCCCTCGGCCGCCGGTCGGCCGGCCCCGTCTCCAGGGAGCCGGCTCGGTCAATTGCCAATCCGCGACGCACCCCCAAAGGACGCCCCTGTTGTGGTCGCAGCCCTCGTCCTCTGATGCACCCGAGCCGCACCGTTTCGGGCATTCGAGGGCGCTCGTCGAAGGACGGATCCCCCGATCGAGGAGACCTCGACACATGAGGTGCACAGCCATCGGAAGCCGTCGCCGTTCACGCACAGATTCCGGATATGGCGCGATGCCGCCTGGCCAGAGGGAGTGAAACACCTGCAGGTGTGTCCAATCATTACGGTCCGGGCGCGCGGGCCGCCGAAACTCCCATGCGGCCCGGCCAGTCCCGTCAAGTAGGCCGATCCGCTGCTACTCAAAGACCCTGTCCACCTGTCTTGAAACATGAAACGAAGAGAGTTCGTGACTTCATCCATTCGCCGTCGGACCGCCCTCGCGGTATCCGTCGGTTCAATCGCCCTCGGATCAATTGCCCTGGCGCTGGGTGCAGCGCCGAATGCGGCAGCGCAGCCGGATTTGCCCACGGCCGATCCGGTCCCGGTCAACTGGTCCGCCCCCGCGGGCGTCTCGCCGGAGGTGTCGGGTACCGAGGCCGTGTCGACGTTCCGGCGTCCCGTGCCGCGGATGGCGGAGGTGTCGGGTACCGAGGCCGTGTCGACGTTCCGGCGTCCCGTGCCGCGGATCGTCTGATGGGCACACCGCGCTAGGGCGCGTATTTGGTTGTGATCAACAGGTGGTCCGGGTGAGATCCTTGAGCCAGATCACCGAGGCGCGCAGGTGGAGTCCGGCGAGGTAGCTTGCGGGTGACTTGTCGTATCGAGTGGCGATGCCTCGCCATGCCTTGAGCTTGTTGATCAGGCGTTCGACGGTGTTCCGCTCCTTGTAGAGGTCGGCGTCGTGGCTGAGGGGCCGGCCTCCTGCGGAGCCCTTCTTCTTCCGGTTGGCGGCCTGGTCCTTCTTCTCCGGGATGACCGCCTGGATGCGGCGTTTGCGCAGGTGGGCGCGGTTTCCGCGAGACGAGTACGCCTTGTCCGCGGCGACTGCGCCGGGCCGGGTGCGGGGACGGCCGACGGGCCCGCGGACCCGTACCTTCTTGAGCACGGGGATGAACTGCGGGCTGTCGGCGGCCTGTCCCGCGGTCAGGATGAACGCCAGTGGGCGGCACTTCCGGTCGCCGGCGACATGGATCTTGCTGGTCTGTCCGCCCCTGGAGCGTCCGAGCAGAGCGGCCTTCAGCCGGAGTCTGCGTCGGCGCCGGATGCGCCGTCGTTCTTCCCGCTCGGGACCGCCTCCGGCCTCCTGCCCGGTTTGTTCGCCGCAGCCGCCCCCCTTGACCTGGCCTTCTCCGCCTCGGTGGCAGCCTTCTCCAAAGCGGTGAGGACGCCCTCGTCCAGGTGCATCCCGGCAGCGTCGTGGTGGGCCCGCGCCGTGGTGGAGTCGATGCTGACCAGGGACAGGTCTACCTCACCCCGCTTCGCGGCTTCCGCGATCAGGCCCTCCAGCAGGGCATCGAAGACCCCGGCGTCACGCCACTGCCGGAAGCGGTTGTGGACGGTCGACCAGGCGCCGAACTCCACCGGCATCTCCCGCCACTGCCCGCCCGTCTTGAACCGCCAGATCACGCCCTCGAACTGCTGCCGCAGCCGCTCGGGGTACGGGCCGTACTCGCCGATCGGCAGATACGGCGCGATGAACTCCCACTCCGCATCCGTCAGTTGCACTCGCGTCACCCAGGAAGGTCTACCGGTCCAGGCCCTGCCGCGAAGGCAAACCCCGCAGATTGATCACGACACAATACGCGCCCTAGCAGTCCCAGCCGCCGGTCGGCCGGCCCCCGCGAGGGGTCGGCCGACCGGCCACTGCCCCCACCCCCGGCGATGTCGGCACCCTCATGGCCCAGGCCGTCCACGCCTCAAAGCGTCACACCGCTGAAATGAAGCCACCCCGACCGTGAACCGTGGTCCCTACCCCCTCAGTTCAACCCGAGCCGACCACCACACACCCTGGAGCAGGGCCGAAACGTGAACCGACTACCCTCCGCGATGAGCCCGCGCACACCCGCGGGGACCACCGCCGTGGACGCGGCGGCGGACAACAGGCCCACCGCGCCCGGCCACACCGCCCTCACCTCCGCTCGCACGACCGCACCGGCCACCGCCCGGCTCCACCACGAGACCTCCGCCCCCGAACCCCCCGTAGGGGGCGGACCGGCCCGCCACGCGGGCCACCGCGCTGCTCCGGAAGTGCCGAACCCCGGCGTCACCCGGAGCAGCGCGGCCACCACCCACTCCGTACCGTCCACGGCCACACCCTCCGGGGTCCACCATCCACGGCGGTCGGCCCCCGAAGCGGACGCCGCATATTGGGCGGACGCGGGTCGGTCCGTTGATGACGGCCTGCCCTGTGCGGGAGGCGGCGGCGTCTTGCCCGATCGACGGCCGCTACCGGTCAGCGGCCCGGCCCTCTCTCCGGTGGCGCGCGCGACACCGGGTATCCGGCCCACGACCCCCTTCTCGCCTGCGGCTCCGTTGATGCGAGAAGGGAGGGGTGGGGCACCGGACGGCGGTGCCCCACCCCACGGGCCCGGCGATCGGCTGCCCAGGGCAGCACCCGCCGCGGCGAGCTTCCCTTTCCGCCCGGGGGACACCCGACTCGGTCGGTCCGCCGGGCCCGGGAGGCAGCCCGCAGCCTGCGCCTCTGCCTGCGTTTCCACTCCCTGGCCAGGAGGCACGGCGTCCCAGGGTGCGACGCGCAGAAGACCGGTTCCCGCTGTCGGGAAGATCCTTGCGATAGCCAGCGACTTCGCCGGCACCGTGTCGTTCCAGGAGAAGAGGTGCCGCCCCACGGGACAGTTCCTCGTGCGGTTTCTCCTCAATTCCGGTGTCCGCGTTCCCGACCCGGCAGCATTTGTGCATCTCTTTGATCTATCACGGGATTCGTGGTACGCAGAATCCCTCCCGGATTCCATGGAGATGCTGCTGCGTGTCGTCGCTGAAGCGCAGGGAGTCGAGCTTCCCACCGAACTGGTCGCATTACTGGACCGGATGTGGTCCAGTGTCGGTGACCACCCAGTGCCCCGGGAAAATATCGAGGTCATTCACGCTTTCCACGCACACGGCCTGCGCAATGTGATCGCCACGAACTCCTGCCGTCCGGTCGAGCGCCGCGAGGAGACCATGCGGCGAATCGGCCTGGACTTCGTTAAGGTGGTCTCATCCGCGGAGGAGGGCGTTGCGAAGCCGCATCCTCTCTTCTACGATGCGGTGATCCTTGCTGCCGGGGTGCAGCCGCACGAGATAGTGTTCGTCGGTGATAACCGGCGCAACGATGTGAGCGGCCCCCGTTTCGCCGGGATGAGAACCGCCTTCGTCGACCGTCGCCGTGACAAGAGACTCCCCCCGGAACGCGAGGCCGACGGCACACTGGTTCTCTCGCACCTCTCCCAGTTCAAAGTGGAACACCTCGAATACTGGGAGGGCTAGCTGGCGCGCGCGGGCTCCTATCCCCGGCCATGGCAGCCGCCATCGCTGGGAATCGGTAACCCGCCCACCGCATGTGCTGCAACCTGCGGCACCGTATGACCATCAGTCGACGAATTTTCTGGAGAACCGTGCCCGCTCCGCTCCCCAATCCATCTGCTGAATCGATCCGTGAATGGCCCTGTTGGGCCCTTGGTTCCCAGGCGCTGCTGCGTGATACGCGTGGACGTGTGGCATTGTTCAAACCCGCCTACCGGAACAGGGACGGGGGTTTACTCCTATCCGGCGGCGCTGTTGAAGAGGGTGAAGACCCTTACGGTGCTCTAGGCCGCGAGGTGTCCGAGGAGACCGGACTACAGCGGGCACCCATACGTCTGCTGGTAACGGAGTGGGCGGATGCGGATCCGAAGCGGAAGAAGCCCGCCGGGATCAATCTCGTCTACGACGTGGACGTTCTCGCCCCCGGGGAATGGGAGAGCGTTCGACTGGCTCCTGAACTGTCCGGCAAGTTTCTGGTGCGGCCGGAAGCTCTCAAACTCCATGTCGCTCCGCTGACGGAACGACGTATCAGGGCGGCCTTACAAGCGCTGGACGCAGGTCACGTGGAACTTCCCCCGCTGAGGTATGCGCCGCTTTCGCCGCGCACGAGGAAGAAGTGAGGAGAACAACCGGATCCGCCATGGACCGATATTCGATCACCAACCACCTGGGCGGAGGCCGGGTCGGAGCCAGCGTGCAGGCCGGCAGCACCAACGGCGGTGTGAACGTGCACACCCCGCCACCTCCGGCGCTTCCGGTGCCGCGGCAGTTGCCGGCCGTCTCGGCTGCGTTCGTCGACCGCGAGGCCGAACTGGCCGATGTCGGCAGATGGCTTGCCGACCAGCCGGAAGAAGCGCTGCAACTGCCGGTGCTCCACGGGCCTGGAGGGGTGGGCAACACATCGTTTGCGACGAGGCTGCTCCTCCACGAAGGCGACCGAAATCCGGCGCCCGCCGCCCCCGGCTCCTACGCCACTACCGGGCCCGTGGGTCGGTAGCCCGACTACTCGACCGGTGCGCCGGCCGACACCGCGGCGCATGGGCCTGAGCCCTCATGCAGAGCCCCGCCCCCTCGCCCGCCTGGGGGAGGCGGGCACAGCTCCCGTCGCTCGCCGGGGACGTATGAGCGGCCTTCGGACGGCGGGAGGCGAGACCCTCCCCTTCTCTTCACCCCTTCGGCACCCACTTTCATCGGAGCAGTCATGACTTCCCGGATTCTGGTGACCGGCGTCGCCACGCCCCCCGGGCTCGCCCTGGCCAGGGCCTTGGTACCGCAAGCCGACATCGTCGCCGTGGACGCCGACCCCTACGCAGCCGGTCTACACATCCCCGGCGTCACCGCCCACCAGCTCCCCGCCGCCGCGGACAAGAAGCGCTACACCGAGGAACTGCTGCGCCTGTGCAGCCTCGAACAGCCGCACGCACTGATCCCCACCACCGCGCAGGAACTGCCGCTGCTCGGCCGCCTGGCCGGCCGGCTGCAGAGCATGGGCGTACGCACCTGGCTGCCGAGCACACGCACCGCCGAAGCCTGCCTGGACCGCTGCCTCCTCTACACCCTCCTGGCCGACCGCGATGTACCCACGCCACGGTGGTGGCCAGCGGAGCGCACCGCAGACATCCCCCACGGCGTCGAGGTCGAGGTCGTGTCCACCAGCGACCACCCGAAGCCCGTCTTCGCCCCGATTCCCTGCCACTCCCGGGAACAGGCCCGCATGTTGTGCGCCCTGCTGGAACCCGCTGCCATCCAAGAACGCCTCCACGGCACCGAGTTCACCGCGGACTGCCTCGTCGACAACCATGGCCAGGCATCGGTGATCCTTCGCCACCGCCACGCGATCCACGGCGGCGTGTCCATGGTCACCTCCACCTTCCACGACCCACGTGCCGCCGCCGTGGTCGAGCAGGCCCTGGAGGCCGCCGGCATCCGCGGCCCGGCCTGCGTCCGCGGCGTCATCCGCACTGCCCCACGCCCCGCCGTGGTCATCACCGGCATCGATGCCCACATCTGCGGGTTCGCGTGCGCCACAGCGGCCGGCGCGGACTACCTCGGGCAGTTCATGGGCGGCCTGTTCGGCCGGCCCGTCGACCACGGCCGACTGCGCTATGCGCCCCACGTCCGCCTGGCCCAGCACCATGCGCTGCTCAGCGTCCACGGCGCCCCCGCCCGCACCTGGAACTAGAAGAGGAGCCGAACGCGGTGACCGGCAACGACCACGAGCGAGAACGCCGCCTACAGCGGCTCGCCATCGGGCTCCTGTCCTCAGCGCGGTGCTCAGCGCCGCAGCAATCCTGCTTGTGCCA
The Streptomyces sp. CNQ-509 DNA segment above includes these coding regions:
- a CDS encoding HAD family hydrolase; this translates as MSFQEKRCRPTGQFLVRFLLNSGVRVPDPAAFVHLFDLSRDSWYAESLPDSMEMLLRVVAEAQGVELPTELVALLDRMWSSVGDHPVPRENIEVIHAFHAHGLRNVIATNSCRPVERREETMRRIGLDFVKVVSSAEEGVAKPHPLFYDAVILAAGVQPHEIVFVGDNRRNDVSGPRFAGMRTAFVDRRRDKRLPPEREADGTLVLSHLSQFKVEHLEYWEG
- a CDS encoding NUDIX domain-containing protein — translated: MTISRRIFWRTVPAPLPNPSAESIREWPCWALGSQALLRDTRGRVALFKPAYRNRDGGLLLSGGAVEEGEDPYGALGREVSEETGLQRAPIRLLVTEWADADPKRKKPAGINLVYDVDVLAPGEWESVRLAPELSGKFLVRPEALKLHVAPLTERRIRAALQALDAGHVELPPLRYAPLSPRTRKK